AACTAATAACATCAAACATGtttgattgaaatttaaaacaaatttaaaattttaaaaaatacataaacaaaaaaaccatactttatttgatttagaatatattaataattatttctaACAATAAGAGGGTAAAACTTTAATAGCAATACAACTAGCGCAACTTAAACTTGGAACACACCTAAGGAAATGAACATCATAGTCGTTAAGCCAGCACAcgaaattcaaatattaatattttgttctcTTAAAATAAAcgtgtttaattgaaaattttaaaataaaaaatttaaaaatagaaatttataaaatatggtaATTTTACTTAAAACGTTTTGTAGccgaaaataaaatgaaaactctAAATCactattttaactattttaactttttatattaagtttttttataattttacaattattcgTTGTTGTtgcaaataaaacataatatcatgccaAGATAAAGTATACATGAGTTGCCATACAGATTGCCATACGGGTTGTCATgctaataacattaaaaaattaatgtttagttagcatttccattaaaaatgaaattttattttctaaaaagttaatagttaaatttagcTTTGAAAAATGTCAAGTcgacaaaaaaaagttaaatgttgaggattaaatttgacattacacctttttttaaaggcaatattcattgtttcatgaatttcatgaaTAGGACCATACAATCTAggtaaaagagaaaaacaacaAGCACCATTTATCACTAATAAATAACAAGCTTCATCAACATAATAAAGGCTTTAGCTTCAGCATCGATAAAATATTACAACGTATTGACAACCGACATTGTCGCAACTAGAGGTGTTTACGGGTTGGgcctaagcatgatattaatatttttatgactGCCTAAGTCCGCCCTTAtttgcaaaaaaattaaccaagcCCATTTTAGGCTCacctatattatttttgaatttttaaatttttttaaatatatatttatattattttaatttaatatttaataatttgattttttatttattgaattttttatatagtcatatAACATATTAAGGGTCTTTGATTGCcaagaaaatgttttccgtaaaatgatttgaaaatgttttacttttcgtaaaatgatttactagaaaatattttacggtgtttgattgaatcatgtaaaatattttctgaaaatatttttcaaaaatttgttttacatattaatatatatcaataatttttatattttaaattattttacatatattgcaatgatttatttataataatactcaattattaagctacaatattaatcattataaattgaaaaactaatatcaaataaattatttgtaattgtgttaaaaaacaagtattgaataattaaaaaacaagttcttggaaaatcgataaatgaagcgcttttctaccggaaatgaaggaaggaatgaaggaggcgatagaaaggagagcacggaaaatgtcttacggaaattgaaagggtaagacattttccctaaaatgtaacccattttccattgttttggagttcattttccaaatggaaaatgttttccgccaatcaaacgctggaaaagttggaaatgattttccggaaaatcaattccgtcaatcaaacagaccctaacattattttaatgtttacattagagcagtattatatatttagtatatgtttgtttttttaatattttataaattcataatataaagtattataaacttaaaagtGGAGCCGAACTGTATTTTAAATGggcctaatttttttagttcaaagttcattttttgagcctaatatttttatctaaacccTCCCAAATTTGGACGTGCCTAAGTGGATAGCTCGATCCATGAACAAGTCTAAtcacaactcaagcacgacATATCTAAAGCAATCCCAAacaactataaaattaaataaaaaaaaactaatctcAAATGATCCAACCAAAACAGCAAAAGGGGAATACCTACCAAATTAAAGACAACAATGACAAGACCATcttacttaaattatttattatttgatgttaatatttaatttcatattcaaaattaTCTGTAGACTATAGTGGCCCCCGCCTATTAATATCAAACCTCATAATTCCTCCACATGGACTGATGATGTGCAActcaaattataattatataattttattataatcgTAGCCTCTTAAAAGACATTCTGATTATTTTAACACTTAAATATTCTAAAGGATAACAAGCATTTCGAgacttaatataaaatatttatataatcggagtaattttatgaatataataatacataGAGAGAGTTATCCACTTAAATTAATGTGGTTTTCTAAGGAGCTTattacaagtgtgactattaaTGTATGCACACAAGttacaaattacaaataattcatgtctaattaatgtaaattaaaataagtatcagatataaaaattagaatatatcaatatcaataaatCTGGACAAAATTCATACGTGATAGATTAAACTCGAATAATATGAGTAAGGTTTTTAAATTAGGTCTAATTAGTCAATTGGATCGGAAATTTATTCAAAGGATAGTGAATCAATTGATTTAGAAACCGATCTGactatttaaacttaatttttaatatatatttataaattttaatgatttatttaattgaatcatatatacaattaaacAATGATCTAATTAATTTAGCCATTGGTTTAATATGAAAACCTTAAATATGAGAGAGAAGTGAGAACTTATACTTGGTTTTATAAGCTTACAAGATATCCCATTAAAATATGTCGTAAgaccctatatttttataaatttaaaattatttattgtaattttattttaaagaatttagatttatttttttgtattttaaaatttattagtgtgatattttaaaataaaaatatttacttaattaagaagtgacataataaaattaaatttaataaaattaacatttaatctaaattttgaaatattaaatataaaaataatatttcttgaGAGGAGAtcgaataattttttaaatttgattaaaatttaattattttactataaactttttgacatttaaatcattttatttattatttatccaAAAAGAATCATTCTATTTATTAGTATAGGAGGGCGGCGAAAGATTAGACATTGATGTGATAGGGAAGCCTTTGTAGAAAAAGGAATCATTTATAGCCACAAAACATTTTGCCCTAACTAACAAACCCCAAAAGCAAGATTTTGTTGAGGTGatgttaggttttttttttttaaatatttattagattattaataagtttatactTTGATTAATTGTTAAGTTTCTTTTAATGTTTGGTTAACAAGTTTTAAACAACAAGGTAATGATCAGtacaacaatttaaatattcattaacGAGTATAAGAATATATCTTACATTTAAATCGATTTAATTGTCCATATTCAAGATGAAAGAATAATctatttagattttagtttataaattaaataacgtttaaaatttaaaaaaatcaaactatagaataaaatagaaataaatgagaGCTTTCAATTAATGCAGTGGTTTGAATAGATAATATcatacaacaataattttaacagtttaataacttaaattaaaaattttaaataatttaattattaatttataatttttaaaattgaaccacCAAagcattaatttattaataagttGTAAAATAAAAGCACAAAAAAACTCCTCGTTATTATCCCTatactgcaaaaaaaaaaagtattagtTCTTCCACTCTCTTTAAGAAGTTGATGTTTCCtagttatattaatttattaagaagTTGATGTTTCCAAAGTGAAGGGAGACAGAAAATATTggtcattttgtttaaaattatgtcaaacGATAGCTTGTGAATCAATTAGCATTCttgtgaaaacaaaataaaaatagttaaacgAGTCAAATAATAgctattttatcttaattgttGAAAtactgttttttttaatatattatttatatgtttaaattaattattatgttaaaatactACTCATTTTGAATCAATTActtatatgtttaaatcgataacacttctaattttaatttgtactGAAATTTATATCATGGCTCCACCACTAACCAAGAGCGAATGTAAAGGGAGGCAAACGGGGGCTTTGGTCCAAAATggataattgtaattttactttttataaattattaaattataaatttatatttgttaaaattgtactttaagaaaatgaaaaaaatttaaaaaatgattatatatatatgtattaatctGAAGCTTCACCGCCTTTGGAACATTAGCGGGgttaattattccaaacactcgATAACCTGACAGCTTTGTCACGCTACTATTTCCAAAGCTTTCTCATTGATCACCCACGTTGCATTGAAAACACAATTGTCTCGATGCTATTGTATTTGGGCCAACACGTGGCGATTTCACGAGCATTTTCAGATCTGCTTAAATAACAATTCCGTAACAGCAACACTACCCCacctaaattattatttaccGCTGCGAAGGTGGGTAacatataaaaatgtaaataattaataatccGTAATAGAAGGGTTAATTCCATCACATGTCCTCgaattatgataaattttaaattagttcaaAACTTCAAAATGTTGCAATTGatggataaatatcaaatttatacattaatattgaccaatttttcaatttgatataaaattttgattagataaaaccaatttcataaatttttattttggttctctaaaattttcaaaacttctcattaatcattttcaaaaatttaaaattttaattagatcctcaaattttctaaaattaaaattaagccTCTCAAAACTTAATACTACACTCCATTAATGTTCAAGTGtatacattaaaaaaacaatacatatttcaataaaataaataaacagatcTACTTATTTACATGTTAGACATGTATCATTATTGATTTTTACTATACGCAATCATAAAATGATGCTATGCTGATAATACTATTAgcgatttttgaaaattaaatcaaatcacaattttacGTATATAATTGCCAAAAATCAAAGTTAGTGCATATTGCATATCGAcaataatttatgtataatttgatatttatctctTGCGTTCTCGCTTAgtattatatcaatcaattatttccctcaatttagtcattagctttaaaatatgtgataaaattttaaacatatttacaCCTATCATATGAATAACTTAGACCTAATGTCTAAAATGAAATAatcctcttaaattttaatgacaATAGATATTTCATAACAAATCACATTCAAGCTatctatttattaattattctaatatgCTCGATGTAAAATTCAAGTTGACTTTAAAACCTAATCCATCATTATATGGATGAAAAAACTTCgatacaatattaatatattgagAACTCCGTTacaatttttagaattttaaaattaatccatAATAAAGAAGGATAATATACCATTTTGTACATAAATTTAGCTTCAATGTTTATTTTGGTATCTAAgtttttttgttccaatttggTACCTAGACCAAAGGACATCACGTGACTCAATGAATGTTTGATATTTTGCtctaataagaaaaaaaaaacataggtacttgattaggataaaaaaaagttcaagtacGAAATTGTACATTGAAATCAAACTCATATACTTATTTGGGATAAAAAAACCCCTTAAGTATCAAATTGGAAAAACTCAAGTATCAAAATTAAACATCTAAGCTAAACTCAAGTACTAAATTGAGACAAGCCAAACGTctgtactaaattgaatattgaagccAAGCTTTagtatcaaatattatattaacccTAATCCAAAGACAGCTACTAGATTTTTAATTAACCAGGGTTAAAACGAACCTAACCATGGTTAATTCGCCACTTACTTTCATTACCATCTTCTCTGCTTATAAAACACACCACCTTGCCGGTAATTGTGTGTACACAAATCACAAGCCGAAAATTATGATGGTCGGAGAAACTCACCGTCTTAATCCGACTGTCCATGTTCCACCATGGCCTAACCTTGACGATGATCAAACGGCCGAGATTTACTCTCCACTCAACTACAATGCAACCGACAGTCACTTCAACAACAACGGCGGCAACCCGGTTCATCTCCATGAAGCGTTAGCAGCGTTACAACGTTACTTGCCGTCGAACGAACCGGACGTTCTCTACCCGGATTCCGATCTTCCGGTTCTCGAAAACCCGGATTCTCCGGTCGACGCTTACTCGTGCGATCATTTCAGGATGTTCGAGTTCAAAATCCGGAAGTGTCCACGTGGCCGAGCCCATGACTGGACCGAGTGTCCGTACGCACATCCCGGCGAGAAAGCTCGCCGGAGGGATCCGAGGAAGTATCATTACTCCGGCACTGCTTGTGCTGATTTCAGGAAAGGGAACTGCCGGAAAGGCGACGGTTGTGAGTTCGCTCACGGCGTTTTCGAATGTTGGCTCCACCCAGCTCGTTACCGGACCGAACTGTGTAAAGATGGACCAGGCTGTAAGCGTAAGGTTTGTTTCTTTGCTCATAGTCTAGACCAGCTTAGGGTCGTGAGCTCCGCCGGTTCTGGCTCTCCTCTTATAAGCCCACGGACCGAGTCATCACCGCCGGTTTCACCTATATCCGACTCATTGAGTCGGTCACTCGGTTCGTCTTCCATTAACGATATGTTAAGGAATTTACAGCTTGGGAAAGTTAAGTCCATGCCTAATGGTCTTTGTTCATCACCTTCTCCTTCCATGTTCGGGTCACCCAGAGATTCAATGATCCTTCCCGGATTTTGTAGCCTTCCCAACACTCCGACCCAGAACTTGACCCGTCATGGGATCGGTGGATACTtggatttatttgaaaaatggtgTGAAGAAGAAGAACCAGCCATGGAAAGAGTTGAATCCGGAAGGGATTTACGTGCAAAATTATTTGAGAAATTGAGTAAAGAGAATTGTTTGGGAAGGGGTAATCAGGGTCAGGGTTCTGGAGATCCGAATTTGGATTGGGTTTCGGATTTGGTGAactgaaatatttaatttttttccattataTTTCTGGATTCATTTTGAAGCCATTTCTGGGTTTTATCTTCTTCTCACTaagaaaaaggagaggaaaatatctgaaaatatataaatattatttttatttagatgatcagattgtaaaatttcatagctTTTTTTTGGTATGTTCCTGTAATGCAAAATCATTTAGTATAATGTAAATTAAAAGCTGTTTTCaagaagtttttcttttatttgttcttcaaaaatttcaaagagtGATGAATGTTTGAAGCAGAGTTTGATGTACTCAGCTTTTTCTCGCCAGCAGAAGGGTTTTTGGAGTTAAAAATGGGGATTTTCCGGGAAAAATATTTGGGAGGGAAAAGCTAAGAAAATCGAGCGTAGGTGTTTTTTAAGTGACTAAATTATGAGAAAGTTATGAccgaaactttaaaaaattatgaaacaaattattcaaaaaattattcaaattttttttaattcattgaattattaattttttatttttaaacgtTTGATTAACGATAATGGATTATAATGGATTGacataagtaaaaaaaatattgaagaatatatattcaatttaagtttatttgatagtttttattggagattagagaaaaaaattcgtgaaatttaaaattattttattaaaaaataaattaaaaagaaaaagttttaaGGGAAGTAAGCGTGCAAATgattaaaaattctatattttcatttgacatatgaattaatgattattctataattttttaaaattgaaggattaaaatttaaatttattaataatttaaggaCCTTAGGCGTAATTTACCCatagaataaaatgaataatCCAGAGATTGAAAGAGAAAGTCATTAAAGATGGCAGTCAAAGGGTGGACAGGGTGGGAATCAAGTGTGTAAGAAAATGAGAGAGGAACATCTTTGAAAATATGCAGCAGATGAGTCCCTATAAAATATACCATAAgtcctttccttttcataaatttgtaatttaattttttttatttctatttcgattttgtaatttaatcttgattttgaATACAATTcagataaatatattataaaaaatcatatttatttagctttgtttaaatttagagttaaaccgattttaattaaatttaaaggtaACAAGCTTTTtcagtattatttttattcagaATATTTAAATTCGAACCttattttatctaatatttatacattgacattgtataattattttatttatctttaaattttattttaatagaaatatatatttgaaatttaatgtataattactttttttaatgaGTAAAACTACtcgtaatatataaatattacatcatattttctattattataatatattatattggtagaggaaaaagagaaggaaaatagatgataagatttaaactcaaattgtctaaattctaaataaaaagACGAAAATTACGGAACTTTTCAAACAAGTTTTGACACAATATTGTCGTATTTTGAATATAACTAAGCATAGTTGTattccatatatataataataattcatctagattttaaataaatgacgGAAGTCACGGAACTATTCAAACAAGTTTTGACACAATGTCGTACTTTGAATACAACCAGACACAGTTGTATTccatatatatgtaaataattgatctagattttaaataaaagacgGAAGTCACGGAACTATTCAAACAAGTTTTGACACAATGTCATACTTTGAATATAACTAAGCATAGTTGTattccatatatataataataattcatttagattttaaataaatgacgGAAGTCACGGAACTATTCAAACACGTTTTGACACAATGTCATACTTTGAATACAACCAGACACAGTTGTATTccatatatatgtaaataattgatctagaatttaaataaaagacgGAAGTCACGGAACTATTCAAACAAGTTTTGACACAATGTCATATTTTGAATACAACTAGACACAGTTgtattccatatatatataataatttatgcGTATGAGTTTTATACGTTGTCGTTAAACAATAACATAACATCTTATTGTtgactaaataaaatatagagaaAGAGGAATGACTTATgcattaatattaataattttattcaaatacaattattattgtatttttcatCTCAACGCTTTAGATttcaaaccttaaaccctaaattccaAATTCGAGAGAAgagatattaatatttaattaaaattattaatatttattatatatgaacGGAGAACCTACGCATACATAactattatatatgtaatactatacattattaataaatataaaataattttatggtCTCACCTCAATTCATTAATTACAatgtcatattttaattatatgactattaagtgagttttttttaatatcacaccaacaaatttaacaatattaataatagaacctgaaatttaaaaagtagaTAAActgaattattgaaaataaaaatacatgaattaaattttaaattttaaaacaatatttttaatcttaattttgaatGCAATGCAGacaaatatattacaaaaacatatttatttaatttatttagctttgtttaaaatttgagttaaaatcaaattccaattaaatttaaaagttagaaGCTTTTtggtattaatttttattcataatatttaaattttagtttttaaatctatggtatatatatatatatatatatatatattgatttatataCTCACATTGTATTGTTTACCCTTTAAAGTTTCTTTTAatagaaatcataaaagttttatagaaatgtattttgaaatttagtgtataattacttaaaattgcTCATTGGTGAATCTCTTCATAAAgtgtaaaataaatatggaaaaaagattataatatttaaagtcGATCATCTAGATGTATGATGGAACCGTTCAATCAAATACTTTGAATATTATCGGTATGGTCatattcacacatatatatatttgacgCGTCAAGTTCTATACATTATCGTTAGATGATAACATAATATCTTATCAttacctaaataaaaataagaaaagaattatgaataaatatcaatatttttatttaaatacatttaaatataattattatatttttcatctcTCAACTTTAGAACTTAAACCTCGAAccttaaattctaaattagagagacaatatatattaattataattgatattagatacatttaagtaaaattattaatatatatttttataattacgatttttttatttactcaaTGATGGGGTGTC
The Gossypium raimondii isolate GPD5lz chromosome 8, ASM2569854v1, whole genome shotgun sequence DNA segment above includes these coding regions:
- the LOC105792923 gene encoding zinc finger CCCH domain-containing protein 20 → MMVGETHRLNPTVHVPPWPNLDDDQTAEIYSPLNYNATDSHFNNNGGNPVHLHEALAALQRYLPSNEPDVLYPDSDLPVLENPDSPVDAYSCDHFRMFEFKIRKCPRGRAHDWTECPYAHPGEKARRRDPRKYHYSGTACADFRKGNCRKGDGCEFAHGVFECWLHPARYRTELCKDGPGCKRKVCFFAHSLDQLRVVSSAGSGSPLISPRTESSPPVSPISDSLSRSLGSSSINDMLRNLQLGKVKSMPNGLCSSPSPSMFGSPRDSMILPGFCSLPNTPTQNLTRHGIGGYLDLFEKWCEEEEPAMERVESGRDLRAKLFEKLSKENCLGRGNQGQGSGDPNLDWVSDLVN